A single region of the Chthonomonadales bacterium genome encodes:
- the hslU gene encoding ATP-dependent protease ATPase subunit HslU, whose translation MDDLTPRQIVAELDKYIVGQTAAKRAVAIALRNRYRRRRLPEEMREEIIPKNILMIGPTGVGKTEIARRLAALARAPFIKIEATKFTEVGYVGRDVDSMVRDLVQTAVRMVEAEKVAEVRAEAENRAIARIVDLLHPPRRRRGRRRGEDRDSADLFRQAMGSFFGGKQSAEAPVEEGAEEGEEEVSLRQREERIRKRLREQVASGLKDEEKVSIEVEQSHSPFLQVFSPQGMEEMAMADLQNAFGSLMNRGRKQRSVTVREARQILTQEEARAMIDQDALVRDAVHRAEETGIIFLDELDKIAGREGGAGPDVSREGVQRDLLPIIEGSTVATKFGPVRTDHVLFIAAGAFHVSKPADLIPELQGRLPIRVELESLTEEDFRRILTEPRNALVRQYAELLATEGVTLEFTEEAVGEISRIAARVNQNAENIGARRLHTVLERLLEDLSFEAPDVDSPHVTVDGAFVRERLEDLSRGEDLSRYIL comes from the coding sequence ATGGATGATCTCACCCCGCGCCAGATCGTCGCGGAGCTAGACAAATACATCGTCGGACAGACGGCGGCCAAGCGCGCGGTGGCGATCGCCCTGCGCAACCGCTACCGGAGGCGCCGCCTGCCAGAGGAGATGCGCGAGGAGATCATCCCCAAGAACATACTGATGATCGGGCCGACCGGCGTGGGCAAGACCGAGATCGCGCGCCGCCTGGCCGCACTGGCCAGGGCGCCGTTCATCAAGATCGAGGCGACCAAGTTCACCGAGGTCGGCTATGTGGGCCGCGACGTCGACTCAATGGTCCGCGACCTGGTGCAGACGGCGGTGCGCATGGTGGAGGCCGAGAAGGTGGCCGAGGTGCGCGCCGAAGCCGAGAACCGCGCCATCGCGCGCATCGTCGACCTCCTGCATCCGCCGCGCCGCCGCCGCGGACGCCGGCGGGGCGAAGATCGCGACAGCGCCGACCTGTTTCGGCAGGCCATGGGCAGCTTCTTCGGCGGGAAGCAGAGCGCCGAGGCGCCCGTCGAGGAAGGGGCGGAGGAAGGCGAGGAGGAGGTGAGCCTGCGCCAGCGCGAGGAGCGCATCCGCAAGCGGCTCCGCGAGCAGGTGGCCTCCGGCCTGAAGGACGAGGAGAAGGTCAGCATCGAGGTCGAGCAGAGCCACTCACCCTTCCTGCAGGTCTTCTCGCCGCAGGGCATGGAGGAGATGGCCATGGCGGACCTCCAGAATGCCTTCGGCAGTCTGATGAACCGCGGCCGTAAGCAGCGCTCGGTCACCGTCCGCGAGGCACGCCAGATCCTCACGCAGGAGGAGGCCCGCGCGATGATCGACCAGGACGCGCTCGTGCGCGACGCCGTGCACCGCGCCGAGGAGACCGGAATCATCTTCCTGGACGAACTGGACAAGATCGCCGGCCGCGAGGGCGGCGCCGGGCCGGACGTGTCGCGCGAGGGCGTCCAGCGCGACCTCCTGCCCATCATCGAGGGCTCCACCGTCGCCACCAAGTTCGGCCCGGTCCGCACCGACCACGTGCTCTTCATCGCCGCCGGCGCCTTCCACGTCTCCAAACCGGCCGACCTGATCCCCGAGTTGCAGGGCCGGTTGCCGATTCGAGTCGAACTGGAGAGCCTCACCGAGGAGGACTTCCGCCGCATCCTCACCGAGCCGCGCAACGCCCTGGTGCGCCAGTACGCGGAGTTGCTCGCGACCGAGGGCGTCACGCTGGAGTTCACCGAGGAGGCCGTCGGCGAGATCTCGCGCATCGCCGCGCGGGTAAACCAGAACGCCGAGAACATCGGCGCGCGCCGCCTGCATACGGTGCTCGAGAGGCTGCTGGAGGACCTGTCGTTCGAGGCGCCGGACGTGGATAGCCCTCACGTCACCGTTGACGGCGCCTTCGTTCGGGAGCGTCTGGAGGATCTCTCGCGCGGCGAGGACCTCAGCCGCTATATCCTGTGA
- a CDS encoding cellulase family glycosylhydrolase yields MTRLLGAFGSAALLLLAAASALAAPAGLVVRDGVLTRGGRPFVGIGVNYFDCFYRTLIREDDTSYRQGFRELAARKIPFVRFMCGGFWPSEMKLYMEDRPAYFQRLDAVVRTAEREGVGLIPSLFWNASTVPDLVGEPCDQWGNPHSKTIAFMRIYTREVVSRYRRSPAIWGWEFGNEYNLSADLPNASEHRPGVHPELGTPTSRSGRDDLTHAMIRTAFREFGRSVRALDLDRVVITGNGFPRPTAWHQLHTHDWADDLPEQREEMLRGDNPDPTDTLCVHAYDDFERIPEAMRIARRARKPLFVGEFGVPGPPTPEIRDRFARMLDVIVDQRVPFAALWVFDRPGDDTFGVAPGGPRAYQLDAIEAANAKLRAARAGAR; encoded by the coding sequence ATGACGCGCTTGCTCGGTGCATTCGGTAGTGCCGCGCTACTGCTGTTGGCGGCGGCGTCGGCGCTCGCCGCGCCGGCGGGCCTGGTGGTGCGCGACGGCGTGCTCACGCGCGGCGGCAGGCCCTTCGTGGGCATCGGGGTCAACTACTTCGACTGCTTCTACCGGACGCTCATCAGGGAAGACGACACCAGCTACCGGCAGGGCTTCCGCGAGCTTGCCGCCCGCAAGATCCCCTTCGTCCGGTTCATGTGCGGAGGCTTCTGGCCGTCCGAGATGAAGCTCTACATGGAGGATCGCCCGGCCTACTTCCAGCGGCTGGACGCAGTCGTGCGCACGGCTGAGCGCGAGGGCGTCGGCCTCATCCCGAGCCTGTTCTGGAACGCGAGCACCGTGCCGGACCTGGTCGGCGAGCCGTGCGACCAGTGGGGCAACCCGCACAGCAAGACGATCGCCTTCATGCGGATCTACACGCGCGAGGTAGTCAGCCGCTACCGCAGGTCGCCCGCCATCTGGGGTTGGGAGTTCGGCAACGAGTACAACCTGTCGGCCGACCTCCCGAACGCATCCGAGCACCGCCCCGGCGTGCATCCCGAGCTGGGAACGCCGACCTCGCGCAGCGGACGCGACGACCTGACGCACGCGATGATTCGCACCGCCTTCCGCGAGTTCGGCCGCAGCGTCCGGGCACTCGACCTCGACCGCGTCGTGATCACCGGCAATGGCTTCCCCCGGCCCACCGCCTGGCACCAGCTCCACACGCACGACTGGGCCGACGACTTGCCCGAGCAGCGCGAGGAGATGCTGCGCGGCGACAATCCGGACCCGACCGACACTCTCTGTGTGCACGCCTACGACGACTTCGAGCGCATCCCCGAGGCCATGCGGATCGCCCGGCGCGCCCGCAAGCCGCTCTTCGTGGGCGAGTTTGGGGTGCCCGGGCCTCCCACGCCCGAGATCCGTGACCGGTTCGCCCGGATGCTGGACGTCATCGTCGACCAGCGCGTGCCCTTCGCGGCGCTCTGGGTCTTCGACCGTCCCGGTGACGACACGTTCGGCGTTGCGCCAGGCGGGCCTCGCGCCTACCAGCTGGACGCGATCGAGGCGGCCAACGCGAAGCTGCGCGCGGCACGGGCCGGCGCACGCTGA
- the fliD gene encoding flagellar filament capping protein FliD codes for MGTSGINFSGVGSGIDTESIIDQLMKLHERPITALQTRQSELKRQQIAVSQVSGLVSALQAAAGTLDAASGFSLVSGTSSDPSAATITTAAGAQPGAHALKVLELAQTHRIGSTPQASQTDPLGVSGQILVNDKAVSIGASDTLQTIAASINAANAGVAASVVSTSATANVLVLSSTRSGAASAVRVSDVGAGTLASGALGLVGGAAVIADPVGNGAASALFADSATSIGTLLGLASPQAGTFQIDGVDVSVDFGTDSLSMIAARISAAGIAGVTASVAAVKDPVSGIGKMQLTITGASTPTFTDSQNLLANLGIVGQNPTNELVAARDASFELDGLAITRDSNTVTDVLAGATLNLLKDTGAPTTQLTVSADLETIQSNVGRFVDAYNQLASAVGNLSVFDPQTLSTGPLFGDVTIQNTLNVATDILTGAIPGLTGSTSLLSQIGIKLDETGQLRVDDAALAAALSKDTGAVARIFQASGVTTDTGVSFISSTDKTQPGGSGGYAVAVTRLATRASLTAGMAHTADDNPDVEVLNFEGEQFGASGHTIVLRANSTIDDIASQINADAGLAKYVTATVAGGSLALTATDYGSAYSFSVRSTQPAAANNSGIGNTEVQAQGLDVAGTINGEVATGKGQYLTGASGNATTDGLQLRITSTTTGSLGTVSYTRGVARQTRDFAQTATDYVAGTLTKYSNDIGEQVSAIDDDIAAMRERLAAEKTRLRRLFAAMDSAVANIKAAGSGLSGLMPASAFTSPQ; via the coding sequence ATGGGTACGAGCGGTATAAACTTCTCTGGAGTCGGTAGCGGGATCGACACCGAGAGCATCATCGACCAGCTCATGAAGTTGCATGAGCGGCCGATCACGGCCCTGCAAACGCGTCAGTCGGAACTGAAGAGGCAGCAGATCGCCGTCAGCCAGGTCTCCGGCCTGGTCAGCGCGCTGCAGGCCGCCGCCGGCACACTGGACGCCGCCTCCGGCTTCTCTCTCGTCTCCGGCACGTCGAGCGACCCTTCGGCCGCCACCATCACGACGGCCGCCGGCGCGCAGCCTGGCGCCCACGCGCTCAAGGTGCTCGAGCTCGCGCAGACGCACCGCATCGGCTCGACCCCCCAGGCGAGCCAGACCGATCCGCTCGGGGTGAGCGGCCAGATCCTCGTGAACGACAAAGCCGTCAGCATCGGCGCGTCCGATACGCTCCAGACCATCGCGGCAAGCATTAACGCGGCGAACGCCGGGGTCGCCGCCTCGGTCGTCTCGACATCGGCCACCGCCAACGTGCTCGTCCTGTCGTCGACGCGCTCGGGCGCCGCGAGCGCCGTACGAGTGTCGGACGTGGGCGCCGGCACCCTCGCCAGCGGCGCGCTCGGCCTCGTGGGCGGCGCGGCCGTAATCGCGGACCCGGTGGGGAATGGGGCGGCTTCGGCCCTGTTTGCCGACAGCGCAACCTCCATCGGCACGCTACTCGGCCTGGCGTCGCCGCAAGCTGGCACGTTTCAGATCGACGGCGTCGACGTCAGCGTCGACTTCGGCACCGACTCGCTGAGCATGATCGCCGCCAGGATCAGCGCGGCCGGAATCGCGGGTGTCACCGCCAGCGTCGCCGCCGTCAAGGACCCGGTGTCGGGCATCGGCAAGATGCAGTTGACGATCACCGGCGCGTCCACGCCGACGTTCACCGACTCGCAGAACCTGCTCGCCAACCTGGGCATCGTCGGCCAGAACCCCACCAACGAGCTCGTGGCCGCCCGCGACGCCAGCTTCGAGCTGGACGGGCTCGCCATCACCCGCGACTCCAACACCGTCACCGACGTGCTCGCGGGCGCCACCCTCAACTTGCTGAAGGACACCGGCGCGCCGACGACGCAGCTCACGGTCAGCGCCGACCTTGAGACGATCCAGTCGAACGTCGGCCGCTTCGTGGACGCCTACAACCAGCTTGCCTCGGCCGTCGGCAACCTGAGCGTATTTGATCCTCAGACGCTCAGCACGGGCCCGCTCTTCGGCGATGTCACCATCCAGAACACGCTGAACGTGGCCACAGACATCCTGACCGGCGCCATTCCGGGGCTCACCGGCAGCACCTCGCTGCTCTCGCAGATCGGCATCAAGCTGGACGAGACCGGGCAACTCCGGGTCGACGACGCCGCCCTCGCGGCGGCGCTGTCGAAGGACACCGGCGCGGTCGCGCGGATCTTCCAGGCTTCCGGCGTCACCACCGATACCGGCGTCAGCTTCATCTCCTCGACCGACAAGACCCAGCCCGGCGGCTCCGGCGGCTATGCCGTCGCGGTCACGCGCCTGGCGACTCGCGCCAGCCTGACCGCCGGCATGGCGCACACCGCCGACGACAACCCCGACGTGGAGGTGCTGAACTTCGAGGGCGAGCAATTTGGCGCCAGCGGCCACACGATCGTGCTGCGAGCCAACAGCACGATCGACGACATCGCTTCTCAGATCAACGCGGACGCCGGCCTGGCGAAGTACGTCACGGCCACGGTCGCCGGCGGAAGCCTCGCGCTCACCGCGACCGACTACGGCTCGGCCTACAGCTTCTCGGTGCGCTCCACCCAGCCGGCCGCCGCCAACAACAGCGGCATCGGCAACACGGAGGTGCAGGCGCAGGGCCTCGACGTCGCGGGAACCATCAACGGCGAGGTGGCAACGGGCAAGGGTCAGTACCTGACGGGCGCCTCCGGGAACGCTACCACCGATGGGCTGCAGCTTCGGATCACCTCCACGACGACGGGGTCGCTCGGCACGGTGAGCTACACGCGCGGCGTAGCGCGGCAGACCAGGGACTTCGCTCAGACCGCCACCGACTACGTCGCCGGCACGCTGACGAAGTACTCGAACGACATCGGGGAGCAGGTGAGCGCCATCGACGACGACATCGCCGCCATGCGCGAGCGCCTGGCCGCCGAGAAGACGCGCCTTCGCAGGCTCTTCGCGGCGATGGACTCCGCGGTCGCGAACATCAAGGCGGCCGGCAGTGGCCTCAGCGGGCTGATGCCGGCCTCCGCGTTCACGTCGCCACAGTAA
- the sucC gene encoding ADP-forming succinate--CoA ligase subunit beta encodes MKLHEYQAKEMLARQGVPVPRSGGTATTPEEARAAAERLGGRAVLKAQVHVGGRGKGGGIRIAESPDHAASLASEMLGMLLKTAQAPQGVRVERLLAEEPIKIARELYLGILPDRASQRNVLILSAMGGMDIEAVAEEHPQAIARAVIDPALGLRDYQVRQLCFEAGLPADTLRQAVPLLPRLFDAFIRADASLLEVNPLAVTADGRLLAADAKVTVDDNALYRHPELEAYKEESEDDPIEAEAHRRGIQYVRLGGHIGVIGNGAGLVMATLDEVARAGGRAADFLDIGGGARADLVRNALEIVLMDPNVRGVLFNIFGGITRGDEVARGVLAATEQMDIRVPMVVRLAGTRAAEGAEMLRATNLVPAATMQEAAARIVELAA; translated from the coding sequence GTGAAGCTACACGAGTATCAGGCGAAGGAGATGCTGGCGCGCCAGGGGGTGCCCGTACCGCGCAGTGGCGGCACCGCGACGACGCCGGAGGAGGCGCGAGCCGCGGCGGAGCGACTGGGAGGCCGCGCCGTGCTGAAGGCGCAGGTGCACGTGGGCGGTCGCGGCAAGGGCGGCGGCATCCGGATCGCCGAGAGCCCCGACCACGCCGCCTCCCTCGCCTCCGAGATGCTCGGCATGCTGCTGAAGACCGCCCAGGCGCCGCAGGGCGTGCGCGTCGAGCGCCTCCTGGCCGAGGAACCGATCAAGATCGCGCGCGAACTCTACCTGGGCATCCTGCCCGACCGTGCCTCGCAGCGCAACGTGCTGATCCTGAGCGCGATGGGCGGCATGGACATCGAGGCCGTGGCCGAGGAGCACCCGCAAGCCATCGCCCGCGCCGTCATCGATCCGGCTCTCGGGCTGCGCGACTACCAGGTCCGCCAGCTCTGCTTCGAGGCCGGCCTCCCGGCCGACACGCTCCGGCAGGCCGTTCCCCTTCTGCCCCGCCTGTTCGATGCCTTCATCCGCGCCGACGCCTCCCTGCTCGAGGTTAACCCGCTCGCAGTGACCGCCGACGGCCGCTTGCTGGCCGCCGACGCCAAGGTGACCGTCGACGACAACGCGCTGTACCGCCATCCCGAGTTGGAGGCGTATAAGGAAGAGAGCGAGGATGACCCGATCGAGGCCGAGGCGCACCGGCGCGGCATCCAGTACGTGCGCTTGGGCGGCCACATCGGGGTCATCGGCAACGGCGCCGGCCTCGTGATGGCCACGCTCGACGAGGTGGCGCGCGCGGGCGGCCGTGCCGCCGACTTCCTGGACATCGGCGGGGGCGCCCGTGCCGACCTCGTGCGCAACGCGCTCGAGATCGTGCTGATGGATCCCAATGTGAGAGGCGTCCTGTTCAACATCTTCGGCGGCATCACGCGGGGCGACGAGGTGGCGCGCGGAGTGCTCGCGGCCACCGAGCAGATGGACATCCGCGTGCCGATGGTGGTGCGGCTCGCCGGCACGCGCGCCGCGGAGGGCGCCGAGATGCTCCGTGCCACCAACCTGGTCCCTGCCGCCACCATGCAGGAGGCCGCGGCGCGCATCGTGGAGCTTGCCGCCTGA
- the fliS gene encoding flagellar export chaperone FliS: MAVATAYRQAREYQRTQIESARPTQLVLMLYDGAVRFLCSARERMAAHDLEGQHTGLVKAQNVVAYLMGSLDHGRGGEVAGNLLRVYTYMYERLVEANLRDASEPVDEVIAMLRDLRSSWEEIDRQHARSATVGEEVRAA, from the coding sequence ATGGCAGTAGCCACGGCATACCGTCAGGCACGCGAGTACCAGCGCACCCAGATCGAGAGCGCGCGCCCGACTCAGCTTGTCCTGATGCTGTACGATGGGGCCGTCCGGTTCCTCTGCTCCGCGCGCGAGCGGATGGCGGCCCATGATCTGGAGGGCCAGCACACGGGTCTCGTGAAGGCTCAAAACGTCGTCGCCTATCTGATGGGGTCGCTTGACCACGGCCGGGGCGGCGAGGTGGCGGGGAACCTGCTCCGCGTCTACACCTACATGTACGAGCGGCTCGTGGAGGCCAACCTGCGCGACGCGTCGGAGCCCGTCGACGAGGTGATCGCCATGCTTCGCGATCTGCGTAGCAGTTGGGAGGAGATCGACCGGCAGCATGCCCGGAGCGCGACGGTCGGTGAGGAAGTCCGTGCCGCCTGA
- the flgB gene encoding flagellar basal body rod protein FlgB, whose protein sequence is MLDRLLNTPAMLTARGALTGMAARHAALADNLANVNTPGYKRKEVPFEAALSGAVQARLRARDRGARIEERPFRPVVARDTLTMGREDGNNVDVERELVQLTDNATRYQTVTQCVSMMFAGLKLVINGGR, encoded by the coding sequence GTGCTGGACCGACTTCTGAACACCCCGGCCATGCTGACGGCGCGCGGCGCGCTTACCGGCATGGCGGCGCGCCATGCCGCCCTGGCCGACAATCTGGCCAACGTCAACACCCCGGGCTACAAGCGCAAGGAGGTGCCGTTCGAGGCGGCGCTCTCGGGCGCCGTCCAGGCGCGGCTTCGCGCCAGAGATCGTGGCGCGCGGATCGAGGAGAGGCCCTTTCGGCCGGTCGTGGCGCGCGACACGCTGACGATGGGCCGGGAGGACGGCAACAACGTGGACGTCGAGCGGGAATTGGTGCAGCTCACGGACAACGCAACTCGCTACCAGACCGTTACGCAGTGCGTGAGCATGATGTTCGCCGGGCTCAAGCTCGTCATCAACGGCGGACGCTAG